Proteins co-encoded in one Flavobacterium fluviale genomic window:
- a CDS encoding pectate lyase family protein — MSKKIISFFTVFILMLVLCSFSSYADNDKIEGNKKIERKIVYNKKKHNIILLWSAFGSSGNYVITRGGSRLASDFITVGSTSTLSFTDNKPNADKYENYYKVTRNSITVIISLENQIFGDNMYFYDRKYEKAATARNEINSQFESIGLGGSNGEWTTKRQAYYFKPNINGQTYDSGGSGSASSAEANSIELGFYSHIGGLGKVPSDVKLGSIFTKPHLSGGANATCTFWRSVENVEVMRDFAWTVSQSTSARRMLIESTSKYISDIGDTNFWGSGGFIADIHYASSRPNWGGQQQWYTRNTVFPSGSGAMGGSYNMVWQGCVNAPKEDEANSPISATPIIREKPFLFIDKDGEYKVFVPAWQKDRVGISWSAADMGKGEIQDLLTNWYVAKEGDTDLEINNALKAGKNIFFTPGHYSLNAPIQVNRKDAVLLGAGIASVTLEPTEKNTWGCIYADDKDGIIIAGLLMDSLNSTTYQIRIGNEGANSDHSADPILLTDITCRVGGVQSKNIQIQASMQINSSNVVGDHFWLWRADHGSQRGGDARWLRDRCKNGLIVTGNDVTLYGLFTEHYQEYEVLWLGERGRTYFFQNEPPYDAPNQASWSSQEGRVAGYAAFKVANSVKEHQSIGMGSYAVFTGTDGNVNKKNGFEAPNSPNVKLEKMCITRFAGPGNIQNVINGIGGSTATGTKRLTLYNNGEGTQSYDEEFNLPNRESYPAYINMEK; from the coding sequence ATGAGTAAAAAAATAATCTCATTCTTTACAGTATTTATACTTATGCTGGTACTATGCAGTTTTTCATCTTATGCAGATAATGACAAAATAGAAGGGAATAAAAAAATTGAGCGAAAAATTGTTTACAACAAAAAGAAGCATAATATTATTTTATTATGGTCGGCTTTTGGTTCTTCTGGAAATTATGTAATTACAAGAGGAGGAAGTCGTTTAGCATCTGATTTTATCACTGTGGGTTCAACTTCTACGCTTTCCTTTACAGACAATAAACCAAATGCTGATAAATACGAGAACTATTATAAAGTTACTCGTAATTCGATAACAGTTATCATTTCGTTAGAAAACCAAATTTTTGGTGACAATATGTATTTCTATGATAGGAAATACGAAAAGGCAGCAACTGCACGTAATGAAATTAATTCACAGTTTGAATCTATTGGTTTAGGCGGCTCAAATGGTGAATGGACAACAAAACGTCAGGCATACTATTTTAAACCAAATATCAATGGACAAACATACGATTCTGGCGGATCGGGCTCTGCTTCATCGGCAGAAGCTAACTCAATAGAATTAGGATTTTACTCTCATATTGGCGGTTTAGGAAAAGTTCCGTCAGATGTGAAGTTAGGATCGATTTTCACGAAACCGCATCTTTCGGGTGGAGCAAATGCTACTTGTACTTTTTGGCGTTCTGTAGAAAATGTAGAAGTAATGCGAGATTTTGCATGGACGGTTTCTCAGTCAACCAGTGCACGAAGAATGCTGATTGAAAGTACCTCAAAATATATTTCAGATATTGGCGATACGAATTTTTGGGGCAGTGGTGGTTTTATTGCCGATATTCATTATGCTTCATCCCGACCAAATTGGGGCGGACAACAGCAATGGTATACTCGAAATACTGTTTTTCCTTCGGGTTCAGGAGCGATGGGTGGTTCATATAATATGGTTTGGCAAGGTTGTGTTAATGCTCCAAAGGAGGATGAAGCTAATTCTCCCATTTCTGCTACACCTATTATTAGAGAAAAACCTTTTCTATTTATAGATAAGGACGGCGAGTACAAAGTATTTGTTCCTGCATGGCAAAAAGATAGGGTTGGAATTTCTTGGTCGGCAGCAGATATGGGTAAAGGCGAAATTCAAGATTTGCTTACTAATTGGTATGTTGCCAAAGAAGGTGATACTGATCTGGAAATTAACAATGCGCTAAAAGCTGGTAAAAATATATTCTTCACTCCCGGCCATTATTCATTAAATGCTCCTATCCAAGTCAATAGAAAAGATGCCGTACTTCTGGGTGCTGGTATAGCTTCTGTAACATTAGAGCCTACAGAAAAAAATACTTGGGGATGTATTTATGCTGATGATAAAGACGGAATTATCATTGCGGGACTTCTTATGGATTCCCTTAATAGTACAACTTATCAAATTAGAATTGGAAACGAAGGCGCAAATAGCGACCATTCTGCAGATCCAATTCTGCTTACCGATATTACTTGCCGAGTAGGAGGTGTTCAATCAAAAAATATTCAGATTCAGGCTTCTATGCAGATCAATAGTAGTAATGTTGTGGGTGATCACTTCTGGCTTTGGCGAGCCGATCATGGTTCGCAGCGCGGTGGCGATGCACGCTGGTTAAGGGATCGTTGCAAGAACGGACTTATTGTTACTGGAAATGATGTTACACTTTACGGTTTGTTTACCGAACATTATCAGGAATATGAGGTATTATGGCTGGGAGAACGAGGTCGAACTTATTTCTTTCAAAACGAACCGCCATACGATGCTCCAAATCAAGCAAGCTGGAGTAGTCAAGAAGGCAGAGTTGCTGGTTATGCTGCTTTCAAAGTGGCAAATTCTGTAAAAGAACATCAAAGTATTGGAATGGGGTCTTATGCTGTTTTTACGGGAACGGACGGTAATGTGAATAAGAAAAATGGTTTTGAAGCACCTAATAGTCCAAATGTAAAACTCGAAAAAATGTGTATCACTCGTTTTGCCGGTCCAGGTAATATTCAAAATGTTATTAATGGAATTGGCGGCAGCACAGCAACTGGTACAAAACGCTTAACATTATATAATAATGGAGAAGGAACACAGTCTTATGATGAAGAATTTAATTTGCCTAATCGGGAATCTTATCCTGCTTATATAAATATGGAGAAATAA
- a CDS encoding septal ring lytic transglycosylase RlpA family protein → MKKIILFIALLFFVGASAQQKNITPNDSCSPATESVLYKKNAHASYYHDKFNGRKTASGKKFNNNDLTAAHKTFPFGTKLKITNEINKKFVLVEITDRGPFVKGREIDLSKRAFMDIASNKKSGVVYVTIEILKR, encoded by the coding sequence ATGAAAAAAATTATACTATTTATTGCCTTGTTATTTTTTGTCGGTGCAAGCGCACAACAAAAAAACATTACTCCTAACGATTCATGTTCCCCGGCCACAGAAAGTGTATTATACAAGAAAAACGCTCATGCTTCGTACTATCATGATAAATTTAACGGCAGAAAAACAGCGAGCGGGAAAAAATTCAATAATAATGACTTAACCGCCGCACACAAAACATTCCCATTCGGAACAAAACTTAAAATCACAAACGAAATAAATAAAAAATTCGTTTTAGTTGAAATTACTGATCGAGGACCATTTGTTAAAGGAAGAGAAATTGACTTAAGCAAAAGGGCTTTTATGGATATTGCTTCGAATAAAAAAAGTGGCGTTGTTTATGTTACAATCGAGATTTTAAAAAGATAG
- a CDS encoding ParA family protein, whose protein sequence is MGKIIAIANQKGGVGKTTTSVNLAASLGVLEKKVLLIDADPQANATSGLGIDVETVEAGTYQILEHSITPKEAVLKCTAPNVDVIPAHIDLVAIEIELVDKENREYMLKKALESVKDEYDYIIIDCAPSLGLLTLNALTAADSVVIPIQCEYFALEGLGKLLNTIKSIQKIHNPDLDIEGLLLTMYDSRLRLSNQVVEEVQKHFNDMVFDTVIQRNVKLSEAPSFGESIINYDATSKGAVNYINLAQEIIKKNSK, encoded by the coding sequence ATGGGCAAAATCATTGCTATTGCTAATCAAAAAGGAGGCGTTGGAAAGACTACTACATCAGTAAATCTTGCTGCCTCATTAGGTGTTTTAGAAAAAAAAGTATTATTGATCGATGCTGATCCTCAAGCCAATGCTACATCTGGTCTTGGAATTGACGTAGAAACAGTTGAGGCTGGAACTTATCAAATTCTAGAACACAGTATAACACCGAAAGAAGCCGTTTTAAAATGTACAGCCCCAAACGTAGATGTGATCCCTGCTCATATTGACCTTGTTGCTATCGAAATTGAATTGGTTGACAAAGAAAACCGTGAATATATGCTTAAAAAAGCATTAGAAAGCGTGAAAGATGAATATGATTATATCATTATCGACTGTGCGCCTTCTTTAGGTTTGTTAACCTTGAATGCTTTAACAGCTGCAGATTCTGTAGTTATTCCTATTCAATGTGAGTATTTTGCTCTTGAGGGATTAGGAAAATTATTGAACACTATTAAAAGTATTCAAAAAATACACAACCCAGATCTTGACATTGAAGGCTTGTTGCTAACTATGTACGATTCAAGGTTACGTTTATCTAATCAGGTTGTAGAAGAGGTTCAAAAACACTTTAACGATATGGTTTTTGATACCGTAATTCAGCGAAATGTAAAATTAAGTGAAGCACCGAGTTTTGGTGAAAGCATCATTAATTATGACGCTACCAGTAAAGGTGCCGTAAACTACATTAATTTAGCTCAAGAAATTATAAAGAAAAACAGCAAATAG
- a CDS encoding ParB/RepB/Spo0J family partition protein, giving the protein MTKAIKKQALGRGLSALLKDPENDITSVEDKNADKVVGNIIELEISAIEINPFQPRSNFNEESLRELATSIKELGVIQPITVRKLDFNKYQLISGERRLRASTLIGLTHVPAYIRIANDNESLVMALVENIQRHDLDPIEIALSYQRLIDEIQLTQEQMSERVGKKRSTIANYLRLLKLDPIIQTGIRDGFISMGHGRAIINIEDLDVQTDIYQKIVSQNLSVRETEALVKNYHEGQQPKAEGKPKTDSGFVVRETQKNTFNDYFGSKVDIKVAGNGKGKITIPFNSEADFNRIIKLING; this is encoded by the coding sequence ATGACAAAAGCAATTAAAAAACAAGCCTTAGGAAGAGGATTATCAGCATTATTAAAAGATCCAGAAAACGACATTACATCAGTAGAAGACAAAAATGCTGACAAGGTTGTTGGAAATATTATTGAGCTTGAAATAAGTGCTATCGAAATAAATCCGTTTCAGCCTAGAAGCAATTTTAATGAAGAATCTTTACGCGAATTAGCCACTTCTATTAAAGAACTTGGTGTAATTCAACCTATTACTGTTCGTAAATTAGATTTCAATAAATATCAGTTAATCTCAGGAGAACGCCGTCTTCGTGCTTCTACCTTAATAGGTTTAACTCATGTTCCAGCATATATACGTATTGCAAACGACAACGAATCGCTGGTTATGGCTTTGGTTGAAAATATTCAGCGTCATGACTTAGATCCAATTGAGATTGCATTATCATACCAGCGTTTAATCGATGAAATTCAATTAACTCAAGAACAAATGAGTGAAAGAGTTGGAAAAAAACGTTCGACAATTGCCAACTATTTACGTCTTTTAAAATTAGATCCGATTATCCAAACTGGTATTCGTGACGGTTTTATCAGTATGGGACATGGTAGAGCAATTATCAATATTGAAGACCTTGATGTTCAAACAGATATCTACCAAAAAATTGTAAGCCAAAATTTATCTGTTCGTGAAACAGAAGCTTTGGTAAAAAATTATCATGAAGGGCAGCAGCCAAAAGCAGAAGGAAAACCTAAAACAGATTCTGGATTTGTGGTAAGAGAAACCCAAAAAAACACTTTCAACGATTATTTTGGTTCGAAAGTTGATATTAAAGTCGCTGGCAACGGAAAAGGAAAAATCACAATTCCATTCAATTCTGAAGCCGACTTTAACAGAATTATAAAATTAATAAACGGATAG
- a CDS encoding DUF5683 domain-containing protein yields the protein MNKIVPIGLLFFLTGTVSLFAQVKKDTVLVVKDTTALQEIDPLTPAKAAFYSAILPGLGQAYNKKYWKIPLVYGAIGTSLYFYIDNNRKYHDYRDAYKRRLEGYNDDNYQFLDDSRLIAGQKFYQRNRDLSALFVVGFYVLNIIDANVDAALIQFNVNERLSMRPEIYPNDVTFRPNVGLTFNYKF from the coding sequence GTGAATAAAATTGTCCCCATCGGTCTATTGTTCTTTCTAACAGGAACCGTTTCTCTTTTTGCCCAGGTAAAAAAAGACACGGTTTTGGTCGTAAAAGACACCACTGCATTACAAGAAATAGATCCGCTTACGCCAGCAAAGGCAGCTTTTTACTCTGCAATTTTACCTGGTTTAGGTCAAGCATACAATAAGAAGTACTGGAAAATTCCATTGGTTTACGGAGCAATTGGAACCAGTTTATATTTCTATATAGACAACAATAGAAAATACCACGATTATCGCGATGCCTACAAACGAAGATTAGAAGGCTACAACGATGATAATTATCAATTTCTCGACGACAGCCGACTAATTGCCGGCCAAAAATTTTACCAGCGAAACAGAGATTTATCTGCCTTATTTGTAGTTGGTTTTTATGTCCTAAACATAATTGATGCCAATGTCGATGCAGCTTTGATTCAGTTTAACGTAAATGAAAGACTGTCAATGCGTCCTGAAATTTATCCCAACGATGTAACATTTAGACCTAACGTTGGACTAACCTTTAATTACAAGTTTTAA
- the dapB gene encoding 4-hydroxy-tetrahydrodipicolinate reductase codes for MKIALLGYGKMGKVIERIALERGHEIVLKKDEFNSYDGLSTADVAIDFSVPSAAVNNISASFNADVPVVSGTTGWLEHYDEMIALCNEKKCGFISSSNFSLGVNIFFGLNEYLAKIMNQFDSYKVSMEEIHHIHKLDAPSGTAISLAQGVIENSNYDNWTLEEAKNNEIRIEAKRIGEVPGTHTVNYDSAIDSIEIKHTAHNREGFALGAVIAAEWLAGKQGIFTMKDVLNLQ; via the coding sequence ATGAAAATTGCGCTTTTAGGATACGGAAAAATGGGTAAAGTAATCGAAAGAATTGCTTTAGAAAGAGGTCATGAAATAGTTTTAAAGAAAGACGAATTTAACAGCTATGACGGACTTTCAACAGCAGATGTTGCCATAGATTTCAGCGTTCCATCAGCGGCAGTTAATAACATCTCAGCATCTTTTAATGCTGATGTTCCCGTAGTTTCTGGAACAACCGGATGGCTGGAACATTATGATGAAATGATTGCTCTTTGCAATGAGAAAAAATGCGGGTTCATTTCGAGTTCAAACTTTAGTCTGGGTGTAAACATTTTCTTTGGCTTAAATGAATATTTAGCTAAGATCATGAATCAGTTTGACTCTTATAAAGTTTCGATGGAAGAAATCCACCACATCCACAAGCTTGATGCTCCCAGCGGGACGGCTATTTCTTTAGCGCAAGGTGTTATTGAAAATAGTAATTACGATAACTGGACATTGGAAGAAGCTAAAAATAACGAAATTCGTATTGAAGCAAAACGAATTGGAGAAGTTCCTGGAACCCACACTGTAAACTACGATTCTGCAATAGATAGTATTGAGATCAAACACACCGCTCACAATCGTGAAGGTTTTGCTCTTGGCGCTGTAATTGCCGCAGAATGGCTTGCTGGCAAACAGGGGATTTTCACTATGAAAGATGTACTAAACTTACAATAA
- the lepB gene encoding signal peptidase I: MTLYSWFVFFLAVQIIHFLGTWKLYQAAGRKSWEAAIPVYNSIVLMKIIGRPTWWTLLLFIPIINLIMFPVVWVETLRTFNKRSTLDTLLGLFTLGFYIYYVNYTQKLEYRKDRSLTPENKTADTVSSLLFAIIVATLVHTYVVQPYTIPTSSLEKSLLVGDFLFVSKLNYGPRVPMTTVALPMVHDSIPLTKSKSYLSWPQLPYFRLPAIQNIKRCDIVVFNWPVDTVHYFHEAPGRPGVIKPIDKKSNYVKRCVGIPGDSLSIKDGFVFINGKKLVLPERAKPQYSYTIAFDGKTPVDLQSLIKELDITDGGYFKNEEKRDTLVLGALTDASAERFRNTPGISSVTRMVDKNDDNRIFPHINKWSQDNMGPIYIPEAGKTVALNNESLPFYKEIITNYEGNTLELQGSKFLINGKPATTYTFKQNYYWMMGDNRHNSEDSRYWGYVPENHIVGKPVFIWMSWDTNGKGINKIRWDRVFTTVDGEGQPQSYFKYFLILLAIYFVGDFIWKKRRENKA; the protein is encoded by the coding sequence ATGACACTTTACTCTTGGTTCGTATTTTTCTTAGCTGTGCAAATAATTCATTTTCTTGGTACTTGGAAATTGTATCAGGCAGCGGGAAGAAAAAGCTGGGAAGCAGCAATTCCGGTATACAATTCTATTGTCTTAATGAAGATTATAGGTCGCCCTACTTGGTGGACATTACTGCTTTTTATTCCAATTATCAACTTGATTATGTTTCCTGTTGTATGGGTAGAAACCTTAAGAACTTTTAATAAAAGATCTACTTTAGACACTCTTCTAGGACTTTTCACATTAGGCTTTTACATCTATTACGTAAACTACACTCAGAAATTAGAGTACCGTAAAGACAGAAGTTTAACTCCAGAAAACAAAACAGCAGACACTGTCAGCTCATTATTATTTGCTATCATAGTTGCAACTCTAGTACATACTTATGTAGTACAGCCCTACACAATTCCGACATCATCTTTAGAAAAATCACTATTAGTGGGAGATTTCTTGTTTGTCAGCAAATTAAACTATGGTCCGCGCGTTCCAATGACAACCGTAGCCTTACCAATGGTTCACGATTCTATACCATTAACAAAAAGCAAATCTTATTTAAGCTGGCCGCAACTGCCTTATTTCAGGCTGCCAGCTATCCAAAACATAAAACGATGCGATATAGTTGTCTTCAACTGGCCGGTCGATACGGTTCATTATTTTCATGAAGCTCCAGGAAGACCAGGCGTTATCAAACCTATTGATAAAAAATCAAATTACGTAAAAAGATGTGTTGGTATTCCAGGTGACAGTTTATCAATAAAGGATGGTTTTGTTTTTATTAATGGCAAAAAATTAGTTTTACCAGAAAGAGCTAAACCTCAATACTCTTATACAATTGCTTTTGATGGAAAAACTCCAGTGGATTTGCAATCTTTAATAAAAGAATTAGACATTACAGATGGCGGCTATTTCAAAAATGAAGAAAAGAGAGACACTCTTGTTTTAGGAGCTTTGACAGACGCAAGTGCAGAAAGATTCAGAAACACTCCAGGAATTTCCTCTGTAACAAGAATGGTCGACAAAAATGATGACAATAGAATATTCCCGCATATCAACAAATGGAGTCAAGACAACATGGGACCAATTTACATTCCTGAAGCAGGAAAAACTGTTGCATTAAACAATGAATCACTTCCTTTTTACAAAGAGATCATTACAAATTATGAAGGAAACACATTAGAATTACAAGGTTCGAAATTTTTAATTAATGGAAAACCTGCAACTACATACACCTTCAAACAGAACTATTACTGGATGATGGGAGATAACCGCCATAACTCTGAAGACAGCCGTTATTGGGGTTACGTTCCAGAAAACCATATCGTTGGTAAACCAGTATTCATCTGGATGAGCTGGGATACTAACGGAAAAGGCATTAATAAAATTCGCTGGGACAGAGTTTTCACTACTGTAGATGGTGAAGGCCAGCCGCAATCTTACTTCAAATACTTCTTAATTCTTTTAGCTATCTATTTTGTAGGAGATTTTATTTGGAAAAAAAGACGAGAGAATAAAGCATAA
- a CDS encoding WbqC family protein produces the protein MNSLILPTYFPSISHFAVIAQSEKITFEMEDNFQKQTNRNRTYIYSPNGIQLLNIPVKHSKEAHQKTKEILIENEFDWQKQHFKSLEAAYRSSPFFEYFEDDIAPIFEKKHTFLMDLNFEVLDIITKCLRMKFEFGKTTEYFHETPDFADFRYLANGKKDSNTFEKYTQVFDDKHGFINNLSVLDLLFNEGKFAMDYLKTQKLDIK, from the coding sequence ATGAATTCCTTAATACTTCCGACCTATTTTCCTTCTATTAGTCATTTTGCGGTTATAGCGCAATCTGAAAAAATTACATTTGAAATGGAGGATAATTTTCAGAAACAGACAAATAGAAATAGAACTTACATCTATAGTCCAAACGGAATTCAATTATTAAATATCCCTGTTAAGCATTCAAAAGAAGCTCATCAAAAGACAAAAGAAATTTTGATTGAAAATGAATTTGACTGGCAGAAACAGCATTTTAAATCACTTGAAGCAGCTTACAGAAGTTCTCCTTTTTTCGAGTACTTTGAGGACGACATCGCTCCTATATTCGAAAAAAAGCACACTTTTTTAATGGATCTTAATTTTGAAGTTTTAGACATCATAACAAAATGTCTCAGAATGAAATTTGAATTCGGAAAAACCACAGAATATTTTCATGAAACACCCGATTTTGCTGATTTTAGATATTTAGCAAACGGAAAAAAAGACAGTAATACTTTCGAAAAATACACTCAGGTCTTTGATGATAAACATGGTTTCATCAATAATTTAAGCGTTTTAGATTTGCTTTTTAATGAAGGTAAATTTGCAATGGATTATTTGAAAACTCAGAAATTAGATATTAAATAG
- a CDS encoding endonuclease/exonuclease/phosphatase family protein gives MKNLSWFNKIMFFLNIVLTVLTFSVYILPFLAPKSFPLLSVLTLFMPAFFVANGLFFVYWAIQFKKRLILSGLVLLTGITFISKFYKFSAKEYIQDEKDFSVMSYNVRLFNVFKWLDRDDIPDNIKTFIDEKDPDILCIQEYSNSAHLDLKVYPHRYIFIDGKKIKTGQAIFSKFPIINEGKIIFPKSDNNVVYADIKRGKDVIRVYNMHLQSIKISPDVSEISDDIDNVNQKKSQRIYARISKGFTQQQEQAEIFKENIKQCKTPFIICGDMNNSPFSYVYRSIKGKQKDAFEEAGEGFGATYKFRYYPARIDYIFTDSKMKVKQFESFSDFENSDHYPIMTRLSME, from the coding sequence ATGAAAAACCTTTCTTGGTTTAATAAAATAATGTTCTTTTTGAATATAGTACTGACTGTGCTTACATTTAGTGTCTATATTTTGCCATTTTTAGCGCCTAAGAGCTTTCCGCTTTTATCGGTGCTTACTTTGTTTATGCCGGCTTTTTTTGTTGCAAATGGGTTGTTCTTTGTCTATTGGGCAATTCAGTTTAAAAAGCGCCTTATTTTGTCTGGTTTGGTATTGCTTACAGGAATTACATTTATTAGTAAATTCTATAAGTTTTCTGCTAAAGAATATATTCAGGACGAAAAAGATTTTTCTGTAATGAGTTACAATGTCCGCCTTTTTAATGTTTTTAAATGGCTGGATAGAGATGATATTCCTGACAACATTAAAACCTTTATAGACGAGAAAGATCCAGATATTTTATGTATTCAGGAATACTCGAATTCTGCACATCTAGATTTAAAGGTCTATCCACACCGCTATATTTTTATCGATGGGAAAAAGATAAAAACAGGTCAGGCAATTTTTTCTAAATTTCCTATAATAAATGAGGGTAAGATTATTTTTCCAAAATCGGATAATAATGTAGTTTATGCCGATATAAAACGTGGCAAAGATGTTATTCGTGTATATAATATGCACTTACAGTCTATTAAAATATCTCCCGATGTAAGTGAGATTTCTGATGATATAGATAATGTAAACCAAAAAAAATCGCAGCGTATTTATGCCAGAATAAGTAAAGGTTTTACACAGCAGCAGGAGCAGGCAGAGATTTTTAAGGAAAATATCAAGCAGTGTAAAACTCCATTTATTATTTGCGGAGATATGAATAACAGCCCGTTTTCGTATGTCTACCGAAGCATTAAAGGAAAACAAAAAGACGCTTTTGAAGAAGCTGGTGAAGGCTTTGGAGCTACTTATAAATTCCGTTATTATCCTGCTAGAATCGACTATATTTTTACAGATAGTAAAATGAAAGTAAAACAATTCGAAAGTTTTTCTGATTTCGAAAATTCAGATCATTATCCTATAATGACTAGACTTTCAATGGAATAA
- a CDS encoding rhomboid family intramembrane serine protease, translating into MNILDDLKLQYRLGGIAMRVIYWNIACFIISLIFFYQFSIGQFDFPSWIALSSDPQVFMFKPWTFLTYAFFHDGFFHLLFNMMVLNFASSLFLTYFTQKQYLGLYILSALFAGVAFALSFYLSNISGSIVGASAAIMAILVAATTYSPLMNVRLFLFGNVKLWHITAVILVLDLMQFRLGNMGGHISHLAGAFFGFAYIKLLQNGTDLSIIVSKTLDFFVNLFRKSPSTPFTKVHKNYNKPTPKPTSRIVTKDKTQQQIDEILDKISQSGYDCLTKEEKEFLFKAGK; encoded by the coding sequence ATGAATATTCTAGACGATTTGAAATTACAATATAGATTGGGAGGCATAGCCATGCGCGTTATTTATTGGAATATCGCATGTTTTATAATCTCTTTAATATTTTTCTATCAATTTTCAATTGGTCAATTTGATTTTCCAAGCTGGATTGCTTTATCGTCCGATCCTCAGGTTTTCATGTTCAAACCATGGACTTTTTTAACTTATGCATTTTTTCACGATGGATTTTTCCATTTGTTGTTTAATATGATGGTTTTGAACTTTGCCAGTTCATTGTTCTTAACTTATTTTACTCAAAAACAATATTTAGGATTGTATATTCTGAGTGCTCTATTTGCTGGAGTTGCTTTTGCATTAAGTTTTTATTTGTCAAATATCAGCGGTTCTATTGTTGGTGCCTCTGCAGCTATAATGGCAATTTTAGTTGCAGCAACAACCTATTCTCCGTTAATGAATGTCCGCTTGTTTTTATTCGGAAATGTTAAGCTATGGCATATTACAGCTGTAATTTTAGTTTTAGATTTAATGCAGTTTCGTTTAGGGAATATGGGTGGGCACATATCGCATCTTGCTGGTGCTTTCTTCGGATTTGCTTATATTAAATTATTGCAAAACGGTACAGATTTAAGTATCATTGTTTCTAAAACACTAGACTTCTTTGTCAATCTTTTTAGAAAATCTCCTTCGACCCCATTTACAAAAGTTCATAAAAATTACAACAAACCTACGCCAAAACCTACTTCAAGAATTGTTACGAAAGATAAAACGCAGCAACAGATTGATGAAATTTTAGACAAAATCAGCCAGTCGGGTTATGACTGTCTGACAAAAGAAGAAAAAGAGTTTTTATTTAAAGCTGGAAAATAA
- a CDS encoding rhomboid family intramembrane serine protease — protein sequence MMNMTPVVKQLLIINIIFFIGSQLVPVSYEYLAMFFPENSNFRAWQPITHMFMHGGIMHIAFNMFALVSFGSALEHFWGGKKFIFFYISCGLGSALLHTLVNYYFFQDTMSTLTANGFNKTQILQLLSEGKIDTRWQSLVSVAQFQGFTDAYIGTVVGASGAIYGLLTAFAFMFPNAELALLFIPVPIKAKYFVPGLLLIDLFLGVKGTSLFGGGGTGIAHFAHVGGAITGFLMMWYWKKNQFNNNRWN from the coding sequence ATGATGAATATGACACCAGTAGTTAAACAACTGCTAATTATTAATATTATATTTTTTATTGGATCTCAATTAGTGCCGGTTTCTTATGAATATTTGGCAATGTTTTTTCCAGAAAACTCAAATTTTAGAGCTTGGCAGCCAATAACGCACATGTTTATGCATGGTGGTATAATGCATATTGCATTTAATATGTTTGCCTTAGTTTCTTTTGGATCTGCATTGGAGCATTTTTGGGGAGGAAAAAAATTCATCTTCTTTTATATTTCTTGTGGCTTAGGCTCAGCTTTACTTCATACTCTCGTTAATTACTATTTTTTTCAGGATACAATGAGTACTTTGACAGCAAATGGGTTTAATAAAACTCAGATTTTGCAGCTTTTAAGTGAAGGAAAAATTGATACTAGATGGCAGAGTTTAGTAAGTGTTGCACAATTTCAAGGATTTACAGATGCTTACATTGGAACAGTGGTTGGGGCATCTGGTGCAATTTATGGATTATTGACTGCTTTTGCGTTTATGTTTCCTAATGCAGAATTGGCTTTATTATTTATTCCTGTTCCGATAAAAGCTAAATATTTTGTTCCAGGGCTTTTGTTAATTGACTTGTTTTTAGGAGTCAAAGGGACTTCTTTATTTGGCGGAGGAGGCACTGGTATAGCCCATTTTGCTCACGTTGGTGGTGCAATTACTGGTTTTTTAATGATGTGGTACTGGAAAAAAAATCAGTTTAACAACAACCGTTGGAATTAA